A region from the Wansuia hejianensis genome encodes:
- a CDS encoding heme-degrading domain-containing protein, with protein sequence MTIEELLKVLEMQEEILQFSHFTNGDAWELGNLIVLEARRRNTPVALKIQLNNGQTVFQYDFDGTTLYTEDWVQKKINTVRRMERSSLHLHMLLRQNEKNLELMGLDPSECADMGGAFPIRVEEVGVIGVIAVSGPNHVADHDLLVKSISKYLHIDEVPRIRAV encoded by the coding sequence ATGACAATTGAGGAATTGCTGAAAGTGCTGGAGATGCAGGAAGAGATCCTGCAGTTCAGTCATTTTACCAATGGAGATGCCTGGGAGCTGGGCAATCTGATTGTCCTGGAGGCCAGAAGGCGGAATACGCCGGTAGCCCTGAAGATCCAGCTGAACAACGGGCAGACCGTATTTCAATATGATTTTGACGGAACCACGCTGTATACGGAAGACTGGGTACAGAAAAAGATCAACACGGTCCGCAGGATGGAACGCAGCAGCCTGCATCTGCACATGCTTCTGCGCCAGAATGAAAAGAATCTGGAGCTGATGGGGCTGGACCCGTCGGAATGCGCAGATATGGGCGGAGCTTTTCCGATCCGTGTGGAAGAGGTGGGCGTTATCGGTGTGATAGCGGTATCCGGGCCGAACCATGTGGCTGATCACGATCTGCTGGTCAAAAGTATCAGCAAATACCTCCATATTGACGAAGTGCCCAGAATCCGGGCGGTCTGA